ATGGCACGCGGCGACACCCAGCGCAGCAGGTTCAGCATCGAGCCGGCCTTGTCGTTGGTACCGGAGGCACGGGCGCCGCCGAAAGGCTGCTGACCAACCACGGCGCCAGTGGGCTTATCGTTGATGTAGAAGTTGCCGGCCGCGTGCACCAGCTTCTTCGAGGCCAGATCAATGGCGTAGCGGTCCTGGGCGAAGATGGCGCCGGTCAGGGCGTAGGGCGAAGTGCCGTCCACCAGGTCCAGGGTCTTCTCGAAGTCCTGCGAATCGTAGACGTGCAGGGTCAGCACGGGGCCGAAGAGCTCCTCGCACATGGTCACGTACTGCGGGTTCTTGGTCACAATCACCGTGGGCTCGATGAAATAGCCTTTCGACTTGTCGTGGCCGCCGCCAGCAATGATTTCCACCGAGTCGTCGGCTTTGGCGGCATCGATGTAGCGGGCCAGCTTGTCGAAGGAAGCCTCGCTGATAACGGCGTTGACGAAGTTGGAGAAGTCTTCCACGTCGCCCATCTTGATGGACTTCAGATCTTCCTGCACGTAGCCTTTCACCTCGTCCCAGATGTTGCTGGGAATATAGGCGCGCGAGGCGGCCGAGCATTTCTGACCCTGGAACTCGAAGGCGCCGCGGGTAATGGCGGTGGCTACCTGGCGCGGGTGAGCCGAGTGGTGGGCCAGGATAAAGTCCTTGCCGCCGGTTTCGCCCACGATACGCGGGTAGCTCTTGTACTTGTGAATGTTCTGGCCGATGGTCTTCCAGATGTTCTGGAACACGCCCGTCGAGCCGGTGAAGTGGATGCCGGCAAAGTCGGGGTGGTTGAAGATAACGTCGCCGGTGGTGGGGCCATCCACATACACTAGGTTGATGACGCCGTCGGGCACGCCAGCCTCTTTAAACAGCTCCATCAGCACCTGGGCCGAGTAGATCTGGGTGTAGGCGGGCTTCCACACCACCACGTTGCCCATCATGGCCACGGACGTGGGCAGGTTGCCGGCAATAGAGGTGAAGTTGAAGGGCGTGAGGGCAAACACGAAGCCTTCCAAAGGGCGCTGCTCCAGGCGGTTCCACATGCCGGGCAGGCTCTCGGGCTGCTGCTTGTAGATTTCCTGCATGAAGAACACGTTGAAGCGGAAAAAGTCGATCAGCTCGCAGGCCGCGTCGATTTCCGCCTGGAAGGCATTCTTGCTCTGACCCAGCATAGTGGCCGCGTTGATACGGGCCCGGTAGGGGCCGGCCAGCAGCTCAGCGGCTTTCAAGAAGATAGAAGCGCGGTGCTCCCAGGGCAGCTCGGCCCACTGGGTGCGGGCGGCCAGGGCGGCGTCAATGGCCTGCTGCACGTGGGAGGCGTCGCCCTCGTGGAAGTAACCCAACACGTGCTGGTGGTCGTGGGGCGGGGTAATTTTCTGGGTGTTGCCGGTCCGGATTTCCTGGCCCCCGATGTGCATCGGAATGTCAACCTGCTGCTTCTTGAGGTCTTTTAGGGCCTGTTGCAGCTCGGCGCGCTCCTTGGAGCCGGGCGCGTAGCCTTTGACGGGTTCATTGATCGGGGTCGGGACGTTGAAAAAGCCGTTGGCCATAGCGGAAAAGGGGTTGGTTTTGTTTTATCGGAGAGTGGGGAGCACAAAGGTAGAGAGAAAGGCGGTGTGCCCCGGCCATCAGGAGCATTCCAAAGCCAAGGGCAAGCATCCGGCTACTACTGGCCCCACCGTATCTGGTGGCCTTTCAGCGCTGCAGGGTGTCAGTCGGCCCGACCAGCCAGGAATCAGTGGCGCAAACCTGCCCGGTAACGCTGCCGTTGCCCCAACCCAGGGCCAGCTTGCCCTCAAGGAGCCGTTACTGGCCAGTACTAGGAAAGAGTGCCCGCCAGCGCGAAAGCTAGTTCACGCTGGCGGGCACTGTTGGAAAAGAAGCAAAAATACCCCGCCTGAGCCATTGGCCGCCCTAACGCTAAGGCTGGCGGGCTAGCTGGCCGGAAACTGCCGCTGGTAATGCAGCTTGAGAATGGTGTCCATTTTCTCCTTGGTCAGGGGCTTGCTGACCAGGCCTGCCACGGGCAGCTCATCAATCCGGTTTAAGTCCTGCGAGTGCATGGAGGCTGTGTGCAGTACAATCACCACGGCTTCCTGCTGGGCCTGGGACAGGCCCTGGTAGGCTTCTAGAAACGTCATGCCGTCCATTCCCGGCATCTTGATATCCAGCAGTACGAGCACCGGGCTCAGGGGCGTGGCACTGGCACTGATTTCATCGAGTACCATCAGCGCCTCAGCGCCGTCACGGGCGCTAAGATACTGCTCGGCTACATTCAAATCTTTGAGCAGACGTTCGTTGAGCGTATTCGTCATTTGGTCGTCATCGACCAGCAATACACTGGATAGCTTTTTCATGATACTGAGTATGGCTACGAAACCGCGCCCAGGACCGGGTAGTTCTGAAATGGCAAAACTAATATCTTCCGGGTAGGAACTGCCCGGGGGCATTTGGTCGGTTATCCTTTTTCTGCGTAAGCGCCAGAACGGGCTTTCTCTGCCTAAACCAGTGCCTTACGTTTGTTGTATGACTTCTCGTTCTCCTAAGCCGACTTCGCTTGATGCTCAAACGGCCCAGGTAAAAACTCTGCAGCAGAAAAACACTCGCCTGCAGAAGCAGAAGTCGGTGGCCGATGAGCAGCAGGCCGTTGCTGAACGCTATAAGCGCAGCCAGGACCGGTTCCGCACTGTCTTTGAGAACTCCCCGCTGGGCCAGAAAATCATTGGCTCCGACCTGTGCATCCGGCAAGCCAATCAGGCGCTGGCGGGCATGCTGGGCCTGAAAAGCCCGGCCAAGGTGGTAGGCCGTAAAATCATGGACTTTGCCCATCCCGACTTTGTACAGGATTGGGAAAAGCTGCAGCAGCGGCTTTGGGACCACAAAGAGCCCAGCTTTGTGCTGGAAACCTGCCTGGTGCGCCACGATAAGTCGTCTTTCTGGTGCCGGGTGACGTCGGTGCTCTTCCCCGACGATGAGGGCGAGTTAGGCTATACCACGCTGGAAGACATAACTGAGCGCAAGAAACTAGAGCTGGCCAACCAGCAGCTCTACGATACCCAGGAAACTATTCTGCAGCTGGCGGCTCACGATTTGAAAAGCCCCATTCACAACATTGAAATGATTATGACGCTGCTGCGGCGTCACGCCGGGATTCTTAGTATCGACTCGGCTACGGCCCGGCAAGATGTGCAGGAGCTAATTGTGCTGGTGGAGCAGGCCTGCGGCAAGGCCAATGCCCTGCTGCGCGACGTGATGTTTCTGGGGCAGCTGGAGGCTACCCGCTCGGTAAAGCACCGCACCAACCTAGGCTCTTTTCTGGACAAGCGCATGGCCGTGTTCCGCCTCTCCGCCCTGGAAAAGGGCATTCAGCTCCGGCTGGAGCTGCCCAAAACGCTTTTACACGCCAACATTCACGCCGACAAGTTTGGCCGTATTCTCGACAATTTGCTTTCCAACGCCCTGAACTTTACGCCCGCCGGAGGAAAGATTCGCGTGGGGCTGCGCAAGGTAAAGGGGCGCATCCGGCTCGTAGTGCACGACACCGGACTAGGCATTCCGGAAGCGCTGCAGCCCCACGTGTTCGACAAGTTTACCTCCGCTTCCCGTCCCGGCCTCTACGGTGACACGACTACGGGCCTGGGGCTATTTATCACCAAGCAGATCGTGGAAATGCACCAGGGCAAAATATGGCTCGAAAGCAAGGAAAACGAGGGCACCACCTTCTTTATCGACTTGTAAGGACGACTTTCCCGCGCTGAAAGCCGGCCGCAAACAGCAGTGCCGGCCTTCTACAACAAGGGCAGCACCAGTTGCTTGACCTGCTGCTGGAGCTGCTCGCGGCTGCCTGAGTTGTGCAGCACGGCCGTAAACTGCCCGTAAGTGTCCATCACCGTTTCGCTGGGGTGGTTGTCGTCGCGGGTGCCGTCGCCCTGCTGCTTGAGCGGGTCGCCTTCCACGCGCAGCATGATGCCGCCCCGGTCCAGGATGGGCTGGGCCTCGTTGGGAAAGCGCACATCGGGCACGAGCACGCACTGCCCGGGCGGCAGGCGGGCAAAAAAGGCCTTGACCCAGATTTCGTAGTCCCAGGCCCGCAGCGCCCCGCCTACCTGCTGCAGCATTTCGCCGCGGGTGCGGCCAAAATCGGGCAGCAGCTCTGCCTTGCCCCGCTGGTGGTAGTACGGTGCCGTTTCTTCGCCGGCCAGCGTGGCGCACACGGCCTTGATGGCGTCGCCGAAGGAAAGGATCTGCCAGTTGCGTTCGGGCTGAAGCTGCTGCAGCAAGCGGGCCACGGTGTCTTTGCCGCTACCGCGCTTGCCGGAAAGACCAATGAGCTGAACCATAGGAAGTCGGGGGATGGAAAAGGCCGCAAGGTCCGATGGGTTTTGCTGGCTTCCAATTACCGACCAGTTTTTGGCGTAGTTCCGGCTTGGTGGGGAGTAGAAATAATAAAATATAGTCGAGCTGCTACGTTTTGTTGATGAAAATGTTTTGTGCAATTTGATGATCCGGAAATCCAAGGCTTTGGCCGCTCAACGATTGAGGCGCTTGGTCACCTGCTTCGCCATCCCACTTATTGCGCTACTTGCTGATGAAACACCTCTACCATTTTCATCCCAACCTCGTTTTACGTACCCCCGCCGCCCCTTTCGATAGTAGCTTCGATGGGGCCACGCTGCAAAGCCAGCTGCAGGACACCGGCTTTATGGAAGCACTATACCTGGCTTCCCCCGATTTGTGCCAGGAGTGCCGCAAGTGGCAGAGCGGCGAGCTGACCGACCCCAAGAAGATTGAGAAGCTGCAAAGCACCGTAGCGCGCTACTACGCCCGCATGAGCAGCCGCTGCACGCCGTTTGGCCTGTTTGCAGGGTGCTCGGTGCTGCAATGGGGCCCGGCTAGCCGCATAACCCTGGCCTCCGAGCACAACTCCCGCCACACCCGCCTCGATATGCACTACCTGTGCGCCCTGGCCTACCAGATTTCGGAGCTGACGGCGGTAAAAGAGCGGATTCGATATTTTCCTAACACCAGTATCTACCAGATCGGGCAGGAGGTGCGCTACATCGAGCACCACTTCGTGCAGGACGAGCGGGTGCACCAGATCAGCTCGGCGGCGGCTTCAGACACGTTGCGGCAGGTCATCGAAGCCAGCCAGCCGGGCCAAACCCGCCGGGAGCTGGCCCAGCTGCTGGCCGAAAACGACGACGAGCTGCCGCCCGCCCAAGCTTACATCGACCAGCTGATCCAGGCCCAGGTGCTGGTCAGTGAGCTGGAGCCCACCGTTACTGGTCCCGAGTTTTACACCCACCTGCAATCTGTGCTGGCCCGCCTGCAGGCCGCCGCACCCAATGCCGAAATTCAGGCCTTGCAAGCCACCCTGCAAGAGGTGGCCGAGCTGCTGCACCGCCTCGACCAGAACACGGTAAATTCGGCAGCTGCCTACGAGCAAATCGTGGCGGCCCTGCTCCCGCTGGGTATTCCGATTCAAAAGAACAAGCTGTTTCAGACTGATTCCATCCGTGGCCTGGAGCCCACTGCCACACTCAGCACCGCCGTGCAGGACCAGCTGCTCGAAGCCCTGGACGTGCTGACCTATCTGGCCACGCCCCACCGCAACGAGCGGCTGGAAGACTTCAAGGAGCGGTTTCAGGCGCGCTACGAGGGCCAGGCCGTACCGCTACTCGAAGCCCTCGACAACGAAAGTGGTCTGCGCTACTCCGATTTTGGCAAAAGCACCTATTCGCCCCTGGTCCACGACCTGGCCCTGGGCGGGCAAAGCAGCAAGGGCCGCTCTTTGCGCCAAAACGAGGTGCAGCACTTCATGTACCAAAAGCTGCGCGAAGCCGACCGCAACCACCAGTACAGCGTGGAAATTACCCGGGCCGAGGTGCAGGACTTCACGGCCGTAACCAACCCGCTGCCGCCGTCCCTGCCGGTGATGTTCCGTCTGCTCGATGACGGGCAGGTTCTGCTCGAAAACGCAGGCGGCTCCAGCGCCGTCAACCTGCTGGGCCGCTTTGCCCATGCCGACAGCCGGATTGAGGAGATTATCCGGGAAGTAACCCGGCACGAGCAAGACCAGAACCCAGGCGTGGCCTTTGCTGAAATAGCCCATTTGCCGGTGAGCCGCGTGGGAAATATTCTGCTGCGGCCCGCGTTTCGCGACTTCGAAATTCCCTATTTGGCTCAGTCGGGACGGCCGGCGGAAGACCAGATCCGTCTCCAGGATTTGACTCTGGCCATGCAGGGCCAGCAACTGGTGCTTCGTTCCCGCCTTACCAACCAGGTTATTGTGCCTCGCCTGAGCACAGCCCACAACTTTGCCCACCACGCCCTGCCGGTGTACGAGTTTTTGTGTGATCTGCAAACCCAGGGCCTGCAGCACCAACTGGGCTTTTCGTGGAGCGCGGTGTCACTCTACGCCAAGTTTTTGCCCCGCCTCACTTTCCGCCAAGTAGTGTTGCAGGCAGCCTCCTGGCAGCTCGACCGCGCCGACCTGCGCGACCTGCTGGCGGCTTCGGCGGCCGAAGTGGAAGCCCGTTTGCTCGAATTTCGCCCCCGCTGGCAGCTGCCGCGCTTTTTCACCCTGGCCGACGGCGACAACGAGCTGCTCGTGGATGCCGATAACCCCACCAGCGTGGCCGTGTGGCTGGGCGCCATTCGAAGCCGGCCGGTGGTCAAGCTCAAGGAGTTTCTGTTTGCCGGCGCGGCTAGCCCCGTGCAAGACGCCCAGGGGCGGGCCTATGTACACCAGCTTGTGGCGCTGCTGTTGCGCAAGGCGCCCTGCTACACAGCGCTGGGCCGAACCCAGATGAGCCAGCACACCGAGGTGGTGCGGGAGTTTTCGATGGGCTCGGAGTGGCTCTATTACAAGTTCTACTGCGGTCAGAAAGTAGCCGACCGGGTGCTAATCGACGTTATCCGGCCCCTCACCGAGGAGCTCTTGCGCCAGGAGCTGATTGATAAGTGGTTTTTCATTCGCTATGCCGACCCGGACAATCACATTCGTCTGCGCCTGCACCTGCCCGACGTGCAGCGCATCGGCAGCATCGTGCACTTGGTCAATGCCTGCGTGCAGCCCTACGTGAGCAACGGCTACATCTGGAAAACCCAGATTGACACCTACCGGCGTGAGCTGGAGCGCTACGGCTCAAGTAGCATAGAGCTGTCCGAGTCCTTGTTTTTCGAAAACAGCCGAGCCGTGCTGGCCATGCTGGCCGAAACCGCCGGCGACGACAGTGCCAACCTCTGGGTGTGGGGCCTGCACCAGATTGACGAGCTGCTCGATGCCTTCGACTACCCGCTGACCGAAAAGCTAGCCCTGCTGCACTCCCTGAAGGAAAGCTTCGGCCGCGAGTTTGGGATGGATAAAAACCTGAAGCTGCAACTCGATGCCAAGTACCGCAGCTACCGCCCCACGATTCAGCAGGCGCTATGGCAGCAGGAGCTGGCGGGTGGCACCACGCACAAGCAGCGGG
Above is a genomic segment from Hymenobacter cellulosivorans containing:
- a CDS encoding response regulator, giving the protein MKKLSSVLLVDDDQMTNTLNERLLKDLNVAEQYLSARDGAEALMVLDEISASATPLSPVLVLLDIKMPGMDGMTFLEAYQGLSQAQQEAVVIVLHTASMHSQDLNRIDELPVAGLVSKPLTKEKMDTILKLHYQRQFPAS
- a CDS encoding lantibiotic dehydratase, whose amino-acid sequence is MKHLYHFHPNLVLRTPAAPFDSSFDGATLQSQLQDTGFMEALYLASPDLCQECRKWQSGELTDPKKIEKLQSTVARYYARMSSRCTPFGLFAGCSVLQWGPASRITLASEHNSRHTRLDMHYLCALAYQISELTAVKERIRYFPNTSIYQIGQEVRYIEHHFVQDERVHQISSAAASDTLRQVIEASQPGQTRRELAQLLAENDDELPPAQAYIDQLIQAQVLVSELEPTVTGPEFYTHLQSVLARLQAAAPNAEIQALQATLQEVAELLHRLDQNTVNSAAAYEQIVAALLPLGIPIQKNKLFQTDSIRGLEPTATLSTAVQDQLLEALDVLTYLATPHRNERLEDFKERFQARYEGQAVPLLEALDNESGLRYSDFGKSTYSPLVHDLALGGQSSKGRSLRQNEVQHFMYQKLREADRNHQYSVEITRAEVQDFTAVTNPLPPSLPVMFRLLDDGQVLLENAGGSSAVNLLGRFAHADSRIEEIIREVTRHEQDQNPGVAFAEIAHLPVSRVGNILLRPAFRDFEIPYLAQSGRPAEDQIRLQDLTLAMQGQQLVLRSRLTNQVIVPRLSTAHNFAHHALPVYEFLCDLQTQGLQHQLGFSWSAVSLYAKFLPRLTFRQVVLQAASWQLDRADLRDLLAASAAEVEARLLEFRPRWQLPRFFTLADGDNELLVDADNPTSVAVWLGAIRSRPVVKLKEFLFAGAASPVQDAQGRAYVHQLVALLLRKAPCYTALGRTQMSQHTEVVREFSMGSEWLYYKFYCGQKVADRVLIDVIRPLTEELLRQELIDKWFFIRYADPDNHIRLRLHLPDVQRIGSIVHLVNACVQPYVSNGYIWKTQIDTYRRELERYGSSSIELSESLFFENSRAVLAMLAETAGDDSANLWVWGLHQIDELLDAFDYPLTEKLALLHSLKESFGREFGMDKNLKLQLDAKYRSYRPTIQQALWQQELAGGTTHKQRVRSLAQQINALGRQGALEVELPSLLSSYIHMLLNRLIPVDARLHEMVLYDFLHRQYQSQQALQKSAPITA
- the pruA gene encoding L-glutamate gamma-semialdehyde dehydrogenase, whose product is MANGFFNVPTPINEPVKGYAPGSKERAELQQALKDLKKQQVDIPMHIGGQEIRTGNTQKITPPHDHQHVLGYFHEGDASHVQQAIDAALAARTQWAELPWEHRASIFLKAAELLAGPYRARINAATMLGQSKNAFQAEIDAACELIDFFRFNVFFMQEIYKQQPESLPGMWNRLEQRPLEGFVFALTPFNFTSIAGNLPTSVAMMGNVVVWKPAYTQIYSAQVLMELFKEAGVPDGVINLVYVDGPTTGDVIFNHPDFAGIHFTGSTGVFQNIWKTIGQNIHKYKSYPRIVGETGGKDFILAHHSAHPRQVATAITRGAFEFQGQKCSAASRAYIPSNIWDEVKGYVQEDLKSIKMGDVEDFSNFVNAVISEASFDKLARYIDAAKADDSVEIIAGGGHDKSKGYFIEPTVIVTKNPQYVTMCEELFGPVLTLHVYDSQDFEKTLDLVDGTSPYALTGAIFAQDRYAIDLASKKLVHAAGNFYINDKPTGAVVGQQPFGGARASGTNDKAGSMLNLLRWVSPRAIKETFVTPVDYRYPFLGVDTGENLNVTGQGGF
- a CDS encoding PAS domain-containing sensor histidine kinase; its protein translation is MTSRSPKPTSLDAQTAQVKTLQQKNTRLQKQKSVADEQQAVAERYKRSQDRFRTVFENSPLGQKIIGSDLCIRQANQALAGMLGLKSPAKVVGRKIMDFAHPDFVQDWEKLQQRLWDHKEPSFVLETCLVRHDKSSFWCRVTSVLFPDDEGELGYTTLEDITERKKLELANQQLYDTQETILQLAAHDLKSPIHNIEMIMTLLRRHAGILSIDSATARQDVQELIVLVEQACGKANALLRDVMFLGQLEATRSVKHRTNLGSFLDKRMAVFRLSALEKGIQLRLELPKTLLHANIHADKFGRILDNLLSNALNFTPAGGKIRVGLRKVKGRIRLVVHDTGLGIPEALQPHVFDKFTSASRPGLYGDTTTGLGLFITKQIVEMHQGKIWLESKENEGTTFFIDL